A portion of the Acidisoma sp. PAMC 29798 genome contains these proteins:
- a CDS encoding AI-2E family transporter → MPDLSIKPIAAVPGTEAPRPEGLLVLLVAVVVVAALYLAKAVLIPITLAILLSFVLGPVVGLLRRLRLPKVVAVFFAVLIALAVIVLIGGLIGTQLANLAGDLPQYQATILHKFEAVRDFATDRLRIVMSHFAHLPAGNGHGASQAPAAAPGSDARPPLAVAVQQPSPSAFSLAESILTPILGPIETIGIVIVFAVFFLLQQEDLRDRLIRLFGSQDLHRTTLAIDDAAKRLSRYFLTQTGINAGFGVVIGIGLAVIGVPSPMLWGVLAMLLRFVPYIGSLISALMPVALAAAVDPHWGLAVSTLVLFLFAEGITGQVVEPMLYGRSTGLSPVAVLVVAIFWGWLWGPIGLILSTPLTLCLVVVARHVKRLEFFDVLLGDRPALTPIETFYQRLLAHDPDEVQEQAEQLLQSRSLSAYYDGVALKALSLAANDILRGALTPHQVERLRGDLKTLVDELDSWDDVDPPDRLSAQAAAVSGVERPERLVANEPAPALDVGGTEGDDHAAEPRPRPIALCVSGRGPLDDIGSAMLAQLLSKHGFDVRTVDHDTTSRANIAALEVTGIAVLCVSYLEILGHPPNLRYLLRRLRHRLPQVPLLVGLWPAEDDFLANDEMRRMMGADGYASSLREMVIQAVEIVRRHELERRVEVESRPSVSEAARK, encoded by the coding sequence ATGCCGGACCTGTCTATAAAACCTATCGCGGCAGTTCCCGGAACGGAGGCGCCGCGACCGGAAGGGCTTCTCGTTCTCCTCGTCGCGGTGGTCGTGGTCGCCGCGCTCTACTTGGCCAAGGCTGTCCTGATCCCGATCACGCTCGCCATTCTTCTAAGCTTCGTGCTTGGGCCCGTGGTGGGGCTGTTGCGCCGGCTGCGTCTGCCCAAGGTCGTCGCGGTCTTTTTCGCGGTGCTGATCGCCCTGGCCGTCATCGTGCTCATCGGCGGTCTGATCGGCACGCAGCTCGCCAATCTCGCCGGCGATCTGCCCCAATATCAGGCGACTATTCTGCATAAATTCGAAGCCGTACGGGATTTCGCGACGGACCGCCTGCGCATTGTCATGAGCCATTTCGCCCATCTCCCTGCTGGCAATGGCCACGGCGCCAGCCAGGCGCCTGCCGCCGCGCCGGGATCGGACGCCCGGCCACCGCTGGCAGTCGCGGTGCAGCAGCCTTCGCCCTCCGCCTTTAGTCTGGCGGAGAGCATCCTCACACCGATTCTCGGTCCTATCGAGACGATCGGCATCGTCATCGTTTTCGCGGTCTTCTTCCTGTTGCAGCAGGAGGATTTGCGCGACCGGCTGATCCGCCTCTTCGGTTCGCAGGATCTGCACCGCACCACACTGGCAATCGATGACGCCGCCAAGCGCCTCTCGCGCTACTTCCTGACCCAGACGGGCATCAATGCAGGTTTCGGCGTCGTCATCGGCATCGGCCTTGCGGTGATCGGCGTGCCGAGCCCGATGCTTTGGGGTGTGCTCGCGATGCTGCTGCGCTTCGTGCCCTATATTGGTTCGCTGATTTCGGCCCTGATGCCGGTCGCCCTTGCTGCCGCCGTGGACCCGCATTGGGGCTTGGCGGTCTCGACCCTGGTGCTGTTCCTGTTTGCCGAGGGCATCACCGGTCAGGTCGTGGAGCCGATGCTCTATGGCCGCAGCACCGGCCTGTCTCCCGTCGCGGTGCTGGTCGTGGCCATCTTCTGGGGTTGGCTGTGGGGACCGATCGGCTTGATTCTGTCGACGCCTTTGACGCTCTGCCTCGTCGTCGTCGCACGTCACGTCAAGCGGCTCGAATTCTTCGACGTCCTGCTCGGGGATCGGCCGGCGCTGACGCCGATCGAGACCTTCTACCAGCGTTTGCTCGCGCATGATCCCGACGAGGTGCAGGAGCAAGCGGAGCAGTTGCTGCAGAGCCGGTCGCTGTCCGCCTATTACGATGGCGTGGCGCTCAAGGCCCTTTCCCTTGCGGCGAACGACATTCTGCGTGGTGCGCTGACCCCTCATCAGGTGGAGCGCCTTCGCGGCGACCTTAAAACCCTGGTCGATGAGCTAGACAGTTGGGACGATGTCGATCCGCCGGATCGACTGAGCGCGCAGGCCGCCGCCGTGTCGGGCGTGGAACGGCCGGAGCGACTCGTTGCCAATGAACCCGCGCCGGCTCTGGACGTGGGCGGGACCGAGGGCGACGACCATGCGGCCGAACCGCGACCGCGGCCGATCGCACTCTGCGTCTCCGGGCGCGGGCCTTTGGATGACATCGGCTCCGCCATGCTGGCCCAGCTTTTGAGCAAGCATGGATTCGATGTGAGAACGGTCGATCATGACACCACCTCGCGCGCCAATATCGCGGCTTTGGAAGTGACCGGCATTGCCGTGCTCTGCGTGTCCTATCTGGAGATTCTCGGCCATCCGCCCAATCTCCGCTACCTGCTGCGGCGACTGCGCCACAGGCTGCCGCAAGTGCCCCTGCTCGTCGGGCTGTGGCCGGCGGAGGATGATTTCCTCGCCAATGACGAGATGCGCCGCATGATGGGCGCAGACGGCTATGCCTCTTCCTTGCGGGAGATGGTGATCCAGGCTGTCGAGATCGTGCGACGCCACGAACTCGAACGACGTGTCGAGGTCGAAAGCCGACCAAGCGTTTCAGAGGCTGCAAGGAAATAA
- a CDS encoding DUF1127 domain-containing protein, which produces MKAARSRQELVGMDDRMRADIGISRGEALFESKRAAWDLETPADSSRRSRTETRSF; this is translated from the coding sequence ATGAAAGCGGCCCGCAGCCGACAGGAGCTTGTCGGCATGGATGATCGGATGCGGGCCGACATTGGCATTTCCAGGGGTGAGGCGCTGTTCGAATCCAAGCGCGCCGCTTGGGATCTCGAAACGCCGGCCGATTCCTCCCGTCGGTCTCGTACCGAAACTCGGTCATTCTAG
- a CDS encoding BrnT family toxin, which produces MRVEFDQAKDQANRSKHGVSLAVGFFVLDGQAGEVVDPRHDSEERLITFGLVGSRLFVCVWTLRGDAARIISVRKANKKEQRRWLPGQ; this is translated from the coding sequence ATGCGGGTAGAGTTCGACCAAGCAAAGGATCAGGCTAACCGTTCGAAGCACGGGGTGTCGTTGGCCGTCGGATTTTTTGTGTTGGACGGGCAGGCGGGCGAAGTGGTCGATCCGCGCCACGACAGCGAAGAGCGGCTGATCACATTCGGTCTGGTGGGATCAAGACTCTTCGTTTGCGTGTGGACGCTCCGTGGCGACGCAGCGCGGATCATCTCAGTGCGAAAAGCGAACAAGAAGGAACAGCGGCGATGGTTGCCAGGGCAGTGA
- a CDS encoding PLP-dependent aminotransferase family protein: MFSIETNNSSQRVTQHLRTLASDAPVGARLPSVRDLMRDLQVSPVTVQRALDTLVQAGVIEARPGQGTFVADRAEDARVTADYAWQSLALGAQRLSAGGLSSLLTMPTPRMRPLNIGYLHEESLPLGLLAAAGARALRRPGLWARGPVEGQEALRAWFAKETGGAYSAQEVTICPGTQAANAAAFRALAQAGDPVLVESPTYSGAIAAAKAAGLRLVPVPMDAEGVRPDLLEEAFQRTGARLFYCQPTYANPTGAVLSAARRPEVLDVVARAGAFLIEDDWARDFNLEGDAPPPLAQADPHGHVVYVRSLSKCVAPGMRIGAICARGAALERLRLARLIDDFSVPGLMQETALQLVTAPSWPKHLRALRTSLRDRRDLLVQAIRRHLGPEALPIVPAGGLHLWTALPPGISDGAVASGARARDVLVSAGRHWFPAEAPSPYLRLSFAGVRAEWVDEAVATLAEVIESGS, from the coding sequence ATGTTTTCCATAGAAACGAATAACAGCAGCCAGCGCGTTACTCAACATCTGCGCACGCTCGCCAGCGATGCGCCCGTGGGGGCGCGCCTGCCCTCAGTGCGCGACCTGATGCGCGACCTTCAGGTCAGCCCGGTGACCGTGCAGCGCGCCCTCGATACCTTGGTCCAAGCCGGGGTCATCGAGGCCCGGCCAGGCCAGGGCACGTTTGTCGCGGACCGGGCAGAGGACGCCCGCGTTACCGCCGACTATGCCTGGCAGAGCCTGGCACTAGGCGCGCAACGCCTCTCCGCCGGCGGGCTAAGTTCGCTTCTGACCATGCCGACACCGCGCATGCGGCCGCTCAACATCGGCTATCTGCACGAGGAGTCCCTGCCCTTGGGGCTGCTGGCCGCAGCAGGGGCGCGGGCGCTGCGCCGGCCCGGCCTTTGGGCGCGCGGACCGGTCGAAGGTCAGGAAGCGCTCCGCGCCTGGTTCGCCAAGGAAACCGGTGGCGCCTATAGCGCCCAGGAAGTCACCATCTGCCCGGGCACTCAGGCGGCCAATGCCGCCGCCTTCCGCGCCTTGGCCCAGGCCGGCGACCCGGTTCTGGTGGAGAGCCCGACCTATAGCGGCGCCATCGCAGCCGCCAAAGCGGCAGGGCTGAGGCTGGTTCCGGTGCCGATGGACGCAGAGGGTGTGCGGCCCGATTTGCTGGAGGAGGCCTTTCAGCGCACAGGCGCACGCCTGTTCTATTGCCAACCGACCTATGCCAACCCCACCGGCGCGGTGCTCTCGGCCGCGCGCCGCCCCGAGGTGCTTGATGTGGTCGCGCGCGCCGGTGCCTTCCTGATCGAAGATGATTGGGCCCGCGACTTCAACCTGGAAGGAGATGCACCGCCGCCCCTGGCCCAGGCCGATCCGCACGGCCATGTGGTCTACGTGCGATCGCTCAGCAAATGCGTCGCGCCCGGGATGCGCATCGGCGCCATTTGTGCCCGTGGCGCGGCGCTGGAACGGCTGCGCCTGGCGCGGCTGATCGATGATTTCTCGGTCCCTGGCCTAATGCAGGAGACGGCCCTGCAACTGGTGACCGCGCCAAGCTGGCCGAAGCATCTGCGTGCTCTGCGCACCAGTTTGCGGGATAGGCGCGATCTACTGGTACAGGCCATTCGGCGCCATCTCGGACCAGAGGCGCTTCCCATTGTGCCGGCCGGTGGTCTCCATCTCTGGACGGCGCTTCCGCCAGGCATTTCCGACGGTGCTGTCGCCAGCGGCGCGCGGGCGCGGGACGTGCTTGTGAGTGCGGGCCGCCATTGGTTTCCGGCAGAGGCGCCGAGCCCCTATCTCCGCTTGAGTTTCGCTGGCGTCAGGGCAGAATGGGTCGATGAGGCGGTCGCCACCTTGGCGGAAGTGATCGAGTCTGGGTCTTAA
- a CDS encoding helix-turn-helix domain-containing protein — translation MVARAVKPTRGPVTNIRAAPASHPSGVIQVTRAIAEAALRDTDWSALDAMIDTHITRQVKSNPDAAPLLTEAETFAGLVRATRRRTGLPQAVFAEVYRIPVGTLRDWEQGRRVPDKPGLALLHAIQTDPATMRRLLAS, via the coding sequence ATGGTTGCCAGGGCAGTGAAACCGACACGGGGGCCGGTCACAAACATCCGCGCCGCCCCGGCGTCCCATCCATCCGGCGTCATCCAGGTCACCCGCGCGATAGCGGAGGCAGCGCTCCGGGACACGGATTGGTCTGCGCTCGACGCGATGATCGACACCCATATCACCCGCCAGGTAAAGTCCAACCCGGATGCCGCGCCGCTGCTGACCGAGGCCGAGACGTTTGCCGGTCTGGTGCGGGCTACGCGCCGACGAACCGGCCTGCCGCAGGCGGTGTTCGCAGAGGTCTACCGTATTCCGGTCGGCACGCTCCGCGATTGGGAACAGGGAAGGCGAGTGCCCGACAAACCCGGCTTGGCGCTGTTGCATGCCATCCAGACCGATCCCGCCACCATGCGGCGTCTCCTGGCCAGCTGA
- a CDS encoding acid phosphatase — MRQRLRIALVAAVLLLPGSAWADGAHYITPADVDLIDILPPPPVPGSSQDIADMKAVMDAQKARTAADVEAAEKDFKKSIFRFRSVIGPDFSAEKMPFTDAFFRRVLEDDAVIVQDAKQYFMRPRPFITNAAVDPVMLRPGGGGYPSGHSTFAYVAAVLVGKMVPEKREAIFARADQFAMMRVVSGEHYPSDVEAGRISASIIANALLHSPKFMADFNQSEAEVRKVLKLKDLPPTNGG; from the coding sequence GTGAGACAACGCTTGCGCATCGCCTTGGTCGCCGCCGTTTTGCTTCTCCCCGGCAGCGCCTGGGCGGATGGCGCGCACTACATCACCCCCGCCGACGTTGATCTCATCGACATCTTGCCGCCGCCGCCGGTTCCCGGATCGTCCCAGGATATCGCAGATATGAAGGCGGTGATGGACGCGCAGAAGGCGCGGACGGCGGCCGATGTCGAGGCTGCCGAGAAGGACTTCAAGAAATCCATCTTCCGCTTCCGGAGCGTGATCGGGCCGGATTTCTCGGCCGAGAAAATGCCGTTCACCGATGCCTTCTTCCGGCGGGTTCTGGAGGATGATGCGGTCATCGTTCAGGATGCGAAGCAGTATTTCATGCGGCCGCGCCCGTTCATCACCAATGCCGCCGTCGATCCCGTCATGCTTCGCCCCGGCGGCGGTGGCTATCCCAGCGGACATTCCACCTTCGCCTATGTGGCGGCGGTGTTGGTCGGCAAAATGGTGCCGGAAAAGCGGGAAGCGATTTTCGCGCGCGCGGACCAGTTCGCGATGATGCGCGTTGTGTCCGGCGAGCATTACCCCTCCGATGTGGAGGCTGGGCGAATTTCCGCCAGCATCATCGCCAATGCCTTGCTGCACTCGCCCAAGTTCATGGCCGACTTCAATCAGTCGGAGGCGGAGGTGCGCAAGGTTTTGAAGCTGAAGGACCTCCCGCCGACGAACGGCGGCTAA